One Hymenobacter volaticus genomic region harbors:
- a CDS encoding ArsR/SmtB family transcription factor, with protein MDTKSLVKLAKSLGDPTRLRLLQEIAKGDIAVCADLFQYVPISQPSMSQHLKALSEAGLIESHKEGRNMHMSINADKLRELEDFLQLLKPASAKL; from the coding sequence ATGGATACCAAGTCTCTCGTCAAATTAGCCAAATCCCTGGGTGACCCTACCCGTCTTCGCTTGTTGCAGGAAATTGCAAAAGGGGATATCGCCGTGTGTGCCGACTTGTTTCAATACGTGCCCATCAGCCAGCCCTCGATGTCCCAGCACCTCAAAGCCCTCTCCGAAGCGGGCTTAATTGAGTCGCACAAAGAAGGCCGGAATATGCACATGTCCATCAATGCCGACAAGCTGCGGGAGTTGGAAGACTTCCTGCAACTGCTGAAACCGGCTAGTGCTAAGCTGTAA
- a CDS encoding efflux RND transporter periplasmic adaptor subunit — MPYHISTCLLVDELASFRRLSPHLPLHPLPSSGSLFTDETIFSFSRQRAAGGLRGAASPATNTGPPALPVQILHTSTETTYQDYPASIEGVVNVEIRPQVAGVLDRILVDEGAAVRKGQPLFKINDAPYRERLNNALAAQQAAVGAVTSAQVEVDRFAPLVQNKVVSEVQLQTAQAALVIAKANLQRAKAEVSSARINLGYTTISAPVSGFLGRLQTKQGSLVGPTDAQALTQLSDVHEVHTYFSLGKTTLSPSASSTPAGRCKTSLRTCRRWPWCWPTKALTPRAAKWTWSTGSSTKRRGP, encoded by the coding sequence TTGCCTTATCACATAAGTACATGCTTATTAGTTGATGAATTAGCATCATTTCGTCGCCTTTCACCGCACTTACCACTTCACCCACTACCCTCGTCTGGGTCGCTTTTTACTGATGAAACTATCTTCTCTTTTAGCCGGCAGCGTGCTGCTGGCGGGCTGCGCGGAGCAGCAAGCCCCGCAACAAATACTGGCCCCCCAGCCCTACCGGTACAAATACTGCATACCAGCACTGAAACCACGTATCAAGATTACCCGGCTTCCATTGAGGGCGTCGTCAACGTGGAGATTCGACCGCAGGTAGCGGGGGTGCTCGATCGTATCCTAGTGGATGAGGGAGCAGCCGTACGCAAAGGTCAGCCGCTGTTCAAAATCAACGACGCGCCCTACCGGGAGCGGCTGAATAATGCGCTAGCGGCTCAGCAAGCGGCGGTCGGGGCTGTGACCAGCGCGCAAGTGGAAGTCGACCGATTCGCCCCGCTGGTGCAGAACAAGGTCGTGTCGGAGGTGCAACTGCAAACGGCGCAGGCGGCCCTAGTTATAGCGAAAGCCAACTTGCAGCGCGCCAAGGCCGAGGTCAGCAGCGCCCGCATTAACCTCGGCTACACGACCATTAGTGCGCCAGTCAGCGGCTTTCTGGGGCGGCTGCAAACCAAGCAGGGCAGTCTGGTAGGCCCCACCGATGCCCAAGCCCTAACCCAACTCTCCGATGTGCACGAGGTGCATACCTACTTCTCGCTGGGGAAGACGACTTTATCACCTTCCGCCAGCAGTACGCCGGCCGGACGTTGCAAGACAAGCTTGCGCACTTGCCGCCGGTGGCCCTGGTGCTGGCCGACCAAAGCACTTACCCCACGCGCGGCAAAGTGGACATGGTCGACGGGCAGTTCAACAAAACGACGGGGGCCGTGA
- a CDS encoding efflux RND transporter periplasmic adaptor subunit yields MVDGQFNKTTGAVTLRATFPNANGLLRSGNTGTIRLALAHPNVLLVPTAATVELQDRVFVYAVGDSNRVSRQAITIQGKSGANYLVSEGVKNGSRIVLQGVDHLQEGQIIQPTQVPKASAAVPGKVAAQSVQN; encoded by the coding sequence ATGGTCGACGGGCAGTTCAACAAAACGACGGGGGCCGTGACGCTGCGCGCCACCTTCCCCAATGCCAATGGGCTGCTGCGTTCGGGCAACACGGGCACCATCCGACTGGCCCTAGCGCACCCCAATGTGCTGCTGGTTCCCACCGCTGCTACGGTCGAGCTGCAGGACCGCGTGTTCGTGTACGCGGTGGGCGACAGCAACCGCGTTAGCCGTCAGGCCATCACTATTCAGGGCAAGAGCGGCGCCAACTACCTGGTGAGCGAGGGCGTGAAAAACGGCTCCCGCATCGTGCTGCAGGGGGTGGACCACTTGCAGGAAGGCCAAATCATTCAGCCCACTCAGGTTCCGAAGGCCAGCGCCGCCGTGCCGGGCAAGGTCGCTGCTCAATCCGTTCAGAATTAA
- a CDS encoding TolC family protein, with protein sequence MTTSRKTLWHQLPLVLAGLLLAASCNVSKDVPLPALPLPATYRTATNADTTSVVNLPWRSFFTEPALQQLLDSATRRNNDLQQAIQNIASAQATLKQARLGYFPAATLQAGVTTNRPSNNSLNGISLSQFLGTKHIEDYNLAPAISWEADIWGKIRSRKQEALAAYLQSQEARKAVQTQVVAQVAQGYYNLLMLDTQLAVARRNFALTDSTLRFTRLQFTAGQVTALAVQQVEVQRLTAAGLIPSSSRPSRCRKMP encoded by the coding sequence ATGACTACTTCTAGAAAAACTCTCTGGCACCAGCTACCGCTGGTGCTGGCCGGGCTGCTATTGGCAGCCTCCTGCAACGTGTCGAAAGACGTCCCCCTGCCTGCCCTGCCGCTGCCGGCCACCTACCGCACGGCAACCAACGCCGATACAACTTCCGTGGTCAACTTGCCGTGGCGAAGCTTTTTCACCGAGCCGGCCTTGCAGCAACTGCTCGACAGCGCCACTCGGCGCAACAACGACTTGCAGCAAGCTATTCAGAATATCGCCTCGGCGCAGGCCACGCTCAAGCAGGCTCGGCTCGGCTACTTTCCGGCCGCGACCTTGCAAGCGGGCGTAACGACCAATCGGCCCTCCAACAACAGCCTGAACGGTATTTCCCTCAGCCAGTTTCTGGGCACCAAGCACATCGAGGATTACAATCTAGCGCCGGCCATCAGCTGGGAAGCCGACATCTGGGGCAAAATCCGCAGCCGCAAGCAGGAGGCGCTGGCCGCCTACCTGCAAAGCCAGGAAGCCCGCAAAGCCGTGCAAACGCAGGTGGTGGCGCAAGTGGCCCAGGGCTATTACAACCTGCTCATGCTGGACACCCAGTTGGCCGTGGCCCGGCGCAACTTCGCCCTCACCGACAGTACCCTGCGCTTCACCCGGCTGCAGTTCACCGCTGGCCAAGTAACGGCCCTGGCTGTGCAGCAGGTCGAGGTGCAGCGCCTGACGGCGGCCGGCCTCATCCCGAGTTCGAGCAGGCCATCACGGTGCAGGAAGATGCCCTGA
- a CDS encoding TolC family protein has protein sequence MQEDALSILAGRMPGGISRTGNLLRVQVPVVAAGGVPAALLARRPDVRSAELALDRANATVGYTKAQLYPTLAITAQGGLNAFQASNWFSVPASLFGTAAAGLTQPLFQRGALRTQYQQAQIDRERTVIQFRQQVLVAVGEVSDALGQITRTQTQQAIATERVQVLRQATTNANLLFRSGLASYLEVITAQSNALQSELELASLKRTQLGANVELYRAVGGGWQ, from the coding sequence GTGCAGGAAGATGCCCTGAGCATCTTGGCCGGGCGGATGCCAGGCGGCATTAGCCGCACCGGCAACCTGCTGCGGGTGCAAGTGCCGGTGGTGGCCGCGGGCGGGGTGCCGGCGGCGCTCCTGGCCCGGCGGCCCGACGTGCGCAGTGCCGAGCTGGCCCTCGACCGGGCCAACGCCACGGTGGGCTACACCAAAGCGCAACTCTACCCCACGCTGGCCATCACGGCCCAGGGCGGCCTCAACGCCTTCCAGGCCAGCAATTGGTTTAGCGTGCCGGCCTCGCTGTTTGGCACGGCCGCCGCGGGGCTCACCCAGCCATTGTTTCAGCGCGGGGCGTTGCGCACGCAGTACCAGCAGGCCCAGATTGACCGCGAGCGGACGGTGATTCAGTTCCGCCAGCAGGTGCTGGTGGCGGTGGGCGAAGTATCGGATGCCTTAGGACAAATCACGCGCACGCAGACCCAGCAGGCCATCGCCACGGAGCGCGTGCAGGTGTTGCGCCAAGCAACGACCAATGCCAACCTGCTGTTCCGTAGCGGCTTGGCCAGCTACCTGGAAGTCATCACGGCCCAGAGTAACGCGCTGCAAAGCGAACTGGAGCTGGCTTCGCTGAAACGCACCCAGCTAGGGGCCAATGTGGAGTTGTACCGGGCCGTGGGCGGTGGCTGGCAATAG
- a CDS encoding ArsR/SmtB family transcription factor, whose protein sequence is MDTKSLVKLAKSLSDPSRLRMLQEIARAQRLGCAHLFEVVPISQPAMSHHVKALVDAGLVDSCKEGRNMYLTINTEKLQELESFLQLLKMR, encoded by the coding sequence ATGGATACCAAGTCTCTCGTCAAGCTAGCCAAGTCCCTGAGCGACCCCAGCCGCCTGCGCATGTTGCAGGAGATTGCGCGGGCGCAGCGGCTGGGATGCGCCCATCTGTTTGAGGTTGTGCCCATCAGTCAGCCAGCTATGTCGCATCACGTCAAGGCGCTGGTAGATGCGGGGCTGGTTGATTCGTGTAAGGAAGGCCGCAACATGTATTTGACTATCAATACAGAAAAGCTGCAGGAGCTGGAAAGCTTTCTGCAGTTGCTGAAGATGAGGTAG
- a CDS encoding NAD(P)-binding domain-containing protein — MKIGIIGTGPVGGSLAKNLAALGHQVKVTNTRQPTELARKAQELGASPATLPDVVQDVDLVFIAVPFKVLAEFPKDLFRSLPPR; from the coding sequence ATGAAAATCGGAATCATTGGCACCGGCCCCGTCGGCGGCTCCCTGGCCAAAAACCTGGCTGCTCTCGGCCACCAAGTGAAAGTAACCAACACCCGCCAGCCGACCGAGCTGGCTCGCAAAGCCCAGGAATTGGGGGCTAGCCCTGCCACCCTGCCAGACGTGGTGCAGGACGTGGACCTTGTGTTTATCGCCGTGCCGTTCAAGGTGCTTGCCGAGTTTCCCAAGGACCTGTTCCGGTCGCTACCCCCGAGGTAA
- a CDS encoding NADPH-dependent F420 reductase translates to MPSFPRTCSGRYPRGNRGGHRQLLSLPRRENRGTGARPAGECAGGRAAGPPLLKAFNNLLAETIANGGTVPGTPGRIALSIAGDDARAKQILSDLCNDFGFDVVDGGSLADSWRQQPGTPAYCTDLTAPELTQALANAVPGKAPQIRDEIISELLQREAWPTRKEVVAGNRARQLGKG, encoded by the coding sequence TTGCCGAGTTTCCCAAGGACCTGTTCCGGTCGCTACCCCCGAGGTAATCGTGGTGGACACCGGCAACTACTATCCCTTCCGCGACGAGAAAATCGAGGCACTGGAGCAAGGCCAGCCGGAGAGTGTGCTGGCGGCCGAGCAGCTGGGCCGCCCCTCCTGAAAGCCTTCAACAACCTGCTGGCCGAGACGATTGCCAACGGCGGCACCGTTCCCGGCACGCCCGGCCGCATTGCCCTTTCCATTGCGGGCGACGACGCGCGCGCCAAACAAATCCTATCCGACCTCTGCAACGACTTCGGCTTCGACGTGGTGGACGGGGGTAGCCTGGCCGACTCGTGGCGGCAGCAGCCGGGCACGCCGGCCTACTGCACCGACCTCACGGCCCCCGAGCTGACCCAGGCCCTGGCCAACGCCGTGCCCGGCAAGGCCCCGCAGATACGCGATGAGATTATCTCGGAACTGCTGCAACGCGAAGCGTGGCCTACGCGCAAAGAAGTGGTGGCCGGCAACCGCGCCCGGCAGCTAGGTAAGGGGTAG
- a CDS encoding organic hydroperoxide resistance protein has product MATTILHSAQAKSIGGRDGRIESTDHVLNLELTMPRSLGGRAREGATNPEQLFAAGYAACFGNAVIHIARQVKVNVGDISVDAQVELFMNEENLPTLGVALQANLPGVDQAQAEEIVEKAHHTCPYSRATRGNIDVKLTVTTDAAVAA; this is encoded by the coding sequence ATGGCAACTACCATCCTGCACTCGGCGCAAGCTAAATCTATCGGCGGCCGCGACGGCCGTATTGAATCAACCGACCATGTGCTCAACCTGGAGCTGACCATGCCCCGCAGCCTAGGCGGCCGGGCCCGCGAAGGCGCCACCAACCCCGAGCAGCTCTTTGCTGCCGGCTACGCCGCCTGCTTCGGCAATGCCGTCATTCACATTGCGCGCCAAGTCAAGGTGAACGTGGGCGACATCTCCGTAGATGCCCAGGTAGAGCTGTTCATGAACGAAGAAAACCTGCCCACCCTCGGCGTCGCCCTGCAAGCCAACCTGCCCGGCGTAGACCAAGCCCAGGCCGAGGAAATTGTGGAAAAGGCCCACCATACCTGCCCCTACTCGCGCGCCACGCGCGGCAACATCGACGTGAAGCTCACCGTCACCACCGACGCCGCAGTAGCCGCCTAG
- a CDS encoding NAD(P)-binding domain-containing protein: protein MKIGIIGTGSIGAPLAQKLVAAGHQVKVTNTRQPDELAQKARELGVAPATLPEVVQDVDVVFVSIPLHAIPKLPAGLLRDLPTEVVVADTSNYYPQRDEKIDALENGQVESVWVAEQLGRPIIKAYNNILSQTLVAGSTAPVRPAALPFR from the coding sequence ATGAAGATTGGCATTATCGGCACTGGTTCCATCGGGGCTCCCCTCGCGCAAAAGCTGGTGGCTGCCGGCCACCAAGTGAAAGTAACCAACACCCGCCAGCCCGACGAGTTGGCCCAAAAAGCCCGGGAGCTAGGCGTGGCCCCTGCCACCCTGCCGGAAGTAGTGCAGGACGTGGACGTGGTGTTCGTCAGCATCCCCCTGCATGCCATTCCGAAGCTCCCCGCTGGCCTGCTGCGCGACCTGCCCACGGAGGTGGTGGTGGCGGATACCAGCAACTACTACCCGCAACGGGACGAGAAAATCGACGCCTTAGAAAACGGGCAAGTCGAAAGCGTGTGGGTGGCCGAGCAGCTGGGTCGCCCCATCATCAAAGCCTATAACAATATCCTGTCCCAGACGCTGGTTGCGGGCAGCACTGCCCCGGTACGCCCGGCCGCATTGCCATTTCGGTAG